TTCTCGATGCGGCATGGGAGGCGGGCGTGCGGTACTACGACGCGGCGCGCAGTTACGGTGAGGCCGAGGCGTTCCTGGGCGGCTGGCTGCGGGAGCGCGGGCACCGCACCGCCGTGGGCAGCAAGTGGGGCTACACCTACACGGCGGGCTGGCGGGTGGACGCCGAGCGGCACGAGGTCAAGGACCATACCGCCGCCACCCTGGAGCGGCAGTGGCCGGAGACCCTGGAAGCATTGGGCCAACAGCCCGACGTGTACCTCATCCACTCCGCGACGTTGGAGACGGGCGTGCTGGAGGACGAACGGGTCCTCGCCCGCCTCGCCGAACTCTCGCAGGGGGGCGTGCGCGTCGGCCTGAGCACGAGCGGACCCACGCAGGCCGAGACGCTGAGGCGGGCATTGGCCGTACGGGTGGACGGCGTGAACCCGCTGAGCGTGGTGCAGGCGACGTGGAATCTGCTGGAGCCGTCGGCAGAGGAGATGCTGGCCGAGGCCCACGCGGCGGGCTGGGCTGTCGTCGTCAAGGAGGGGGTGGCAAACGGGCGGCTGACCTCACGTGGGACGATTCCACCCGCCCTCGCGGAAGTCTGCGCCGACCTGAGCGCGACCCCGGACGCCGTGGCCCTCGCCGCCGTCCTCGCGCAGCCGTGGGCGGACGTGGTGCTCAGCGGGGCGACGACGGGCGAGCAACTGGAGAGCAACCTCGCCGCTCTGACGGTCAACCTCACGCCCGCCCAGCTCGACGCCCTGCGCGGTCTCACGCAACCTGCGGTGGACTACTGGCGGGAGCGGTCGGCGTTGACGTGGACGTGAGCTACTCCTCCTGCCCGTCCGCGAGGGCCTGAAGCGCGGGGCGCAGGGCCGGGAGGTCCACCCGCGCCGTGTGCCACACGAGGGCCGGGTCGATGCCGAAGTAATCGTGCGAGACGAGGTTGCGGATATCACGGAGCAGCACCCACGGCACCTCGGGATGACGGTCCTGCACGGACTGGGGCAGGAACTTCGTCGTCTCGCCCAGCCGCGCGAGGTTGCGGAGCACGGCGTCCCGCGTGCGCTCGTCGGCGAGGAAGGTGGTCAGGGTATGGTCCCGCGTGTAGGCGGTGATGCGGTCCACGGCGTCCAGCAGGTCGAAGACCCGCCAGCGCCAGCGTTTGGCCCGGTGGAGAATGGGAAGTGGCGCGGGCACGGCGAGCACGTCCACCGCGTCGGCCAGAATCTCGCCACGCAGAGGAGCTTTGAGGGCACCCTCCGTCATCACGTCCACCCGGCGGCCCACCAGCTCCTCAAAGACGGCACGGGCACGCATCAGGTCAAGGAGGCCGACTGCCCGTCCCGGCGCGAAGTCCACGAGCAGGTCCACATCGGACGCCGCCCCCGCCTCGCCGCGCGCCACCGAGCCGAAGACCCGCACGCGCTCGACTCCGACGGCCCGCCACAGCGGTTCATTCTCCCGCAGCACCCCGGCGACGGTGGGCAGGCGCAGGTCGGGGAAGAGGGGCGTGGGAGGGGGCGTCATCGGGGACAGGATAGGGCGGTGGGTTGCAGGAGGGGGAAGTAGGCAGGGCCGGTCGTTGCATCATCCCTCCCCCACACGCCACAAGCCACACGCCCCATGTCACCATCTTCCCTGATGATCGTCGCCATCGGACATGACCTGATCGAGATCGAGCGCATTCGCGGGATGCTGGCGCGGGAGGGGCGGCGGGCGGAGAAGCTGTTCGCCCCCGCCGAACTCGCCTACTGCGCGCGGCTGGCCGACCCTGCCCCCAGCCTCGCGGCCCGGTTCGCGGCGAAGGAGGCGTTTCAGAAGGTGTGGCCGCGCCCCCACGGCTGGCGGGACGTGTGGGTGGAGCGCGAGCGGACGCCGGACGGACCGTTCCCCTTCGCGCCGCCTATCCTCGGTTTCGCGCCCGAGATCGCGGCGGAACTGGAGGCGCGCGGCTGGGTCGCCCACCTCACCCTGACCCACACGAAGGAGCACGCCTCGGCGGTCGTGGTGCTGGAGGCGCAGCGAGAGGGTAAGGGGTGATCCGCCTCATCGCCACCGACCTCGACGGCACCCTCCTGCGGCCCGACCTCAGCGTGAGTGCGAGGACGCGGGCGGCGCTCGACACGGCGAGGTCGGCAGGCATCCACATCGTTCCCGTCACCGCCCGGCAACCACGGGGCCTGCGCCTCATCGCGGAGGCGGCGGGCTTCACCGAGTACGCCCTGTGTGGGAACGGCGCTTACGGCATCCACCTGGGCACAGGCGAGCTGCTGTTCGAGTCCCACGTCAGCGTGGCGGCACAGCGGGCGCTCGCGGAGGCGCTAGCCGTCCGGGTGCCCGGCGTCCTCTTCGTCAGCGTGCGGGAGGGCGGTGAGGTCTTCGTGGCGCAGGAGGGGTACGCGGCCATCACCCACTTTCAGGACCACAAGCGGGAGCCGGAGGGGCTGGGCCTGCACACGCTGGACGACGTGCTCGCCGCCCCCAGCCTCAAATTCATCGTGCGGCACGCGACGTTGACCCCGCGTGAACTGCTCGCCGAGTTGCGCGCCCTGAACCTCGGCGGCTTCGCGGTGACGCATTCCGGTGCCCCCTTTCTGGAGGTGCTGGCCGAGGGCGTGAGCAAGGCATGGGGTCTCGCCCTGCTGTGCGAGCGGCTGGGGATGCGGCGGGAGGAGGTCCTCGCCTTCGGGGACGCCCCCAACGACGCCGAGATGCTGGCGTGGGCCGGGCGCGGCGTGGCGATGGGCAATGCGGAGCCGGAGGCGATGGAGGCGGCGGACGAGGTGACGCTCACCAACGACGAGGACGGCGTGGCCCACGTGATCGAACGGTTAATGGCCCAAACGTCGCCCCGCTGACACCCGCCGGGAGAGGCGGACGCCTACGCTGGGGCATGAAGCCCCGCTCGCTGCTGTTCGCCGCGCTGCTGGTGTGCGCGTCCCTTCCCGCCCTCGCGCAGACGACCCCGGCCACTCCGGCCCCGGTCGCCCCGGTTCCAGTCGCCCCGGCACCCGCCACCGCCGCCGAGCGTCAGGCCCTCACGCGGGGGCGCGAACTCATCGCCGACTTCTACGCGTTGCGGGTGGAGCGGGTGTGGCAGGCGTTCACCACGCAGGCGCGGGCCGACTGGGGCACCCTGAACGCCTTCCGGGCCTTTCGTGAGGCGGGGGTGCAGACCTACGGGGCCGAGAAACGGATGCTGCGCGAGCGGACCTTCACCGACGACGGCGTGACCTACTACGTCCGCAGCGCGACCTTCGAGGGCGACACGCGCAACGTCTGGGCGCTCGTCTTCGGCTTCGACGCGGTGGGCCGGGTGGGCGTCTTTGCCATCGCCGCCGAGGGCGAGCAGGAGCCGGAGCGGGTGGCGTTCGCCGGGCGGTGACTAGACCTCCTGCGAGAGGAGTCGGCGAGGGGCGCAGAAGGTCGAAGGCAGAAGGCGAAGGCTCCTGATGGTGGCCTAGTGCTCTTCGCCTTCTGCGACTGTTGCAGGACAGTCCAGAGCAGTTGACGCCACAGCAGTTGACGAAAGAAGAAAAGAAGAGTTGTCACCCTGAGCGCCGCGAAGGGCCTTCCGTCACACGCTGGGGGATGCTTCGCCGCGCTCAGCATGACGGTGTTCTTCTGTCAAACGCTTTGATGAGACGAGGGACGCCCCCCGTGTGGAAGCGTCCCCCTCACGTCGTGACGATCCTCAGTCGGTGGCGGGTGCCATATCTCCCTCACGCGGGGCCGAGCGCCCGGCGAGGGGCCGTTCGGGCAGCGCGAGCATGACGAGGAAGGCGAGGCCGACGAGCACAGCCGCGATCAGGAACACGTGGTCGATTGCGGTCGCCATCGCGCCCCGCAGGGCCGTCAGGATGGGGCCGAACAGGTCGGGGGTGCCGAGCCGTGCCAGGGCCTCCTGAAGCTGCGCCGTCGCCTGCGGGCTGGTGAGGAGGTTCGGGCTGGCGAGGGCGTCCTGAACGGCGGCGGGAAGCGCCTGAGCCTGCGCGGGCAGCCGGGCGGCGAGCTGCGAGGCGAGCTGCGCGTTCACGAGCGCCCCGAAGAGGCTCACCGCCAGCGTGCCGCCGATCTGCCGGAAGAACTGGTTGCCGCTCGTCGCGCCGCCGAGTTCGCGCCGGGGCGCGGCGTTCTGCACCACGAGCGTGAGCTGGCTGTTCACCGGCCCCAGCCCCACGCCGAGCAGCACCATCAGCCCGGCGGCGACCCACAGCGGCGTGGCCGTACCCAGCGTCGAGGACAGGCCGAGGGCGACCGTGGCGACGAGCGCGCCGCCGAGGATCAGGCCCTTGTAGCGCCCGGTCCGGCTCACGAGCTGGCCGCTCAGGGTGCTCGTCACGATCATCCCGAACATCAGCGGCGCGAGGGCGAGACCGCTGCCACTCGCGGAGGAAGCCTTAGCGGCGCGAGGGCGAGACCGCTGCCACTCGCGGAGGAAGCCTTCACGCCCTGCATATACAGCGGCAGGTACAGCACGGCGGCGTACATCCCCGCGCTCGTGAGGAAGCCCGCCAGCGAGGCGAGGGCGATGGCCGGGTCGCGCAGCAGGCGCAGGTTGAGGATGGGCCGTTCCTGCGCGCGGCTGTGCCACACGTACCACGCGCCGAGCGCCAGCGTCGCCCCCAGCAGGCCGAGGATGCGGGCGCTGTCCCACGCGTAGGTCCCCCCGCCCCACGAGAGCGCGAGCGTCAGGGTGGTCACGGCCCCGCCGAGGAGGAGCGCCCCCAGCCCGTCGAAGTGCCCCCTCGCGCCAGGCGCGGGCAGCCGGAAGAAACGCCAGATGAAGAACAGCGCGAGCACCGCGAAGGGCAGGTTCACGAAGAACACGCTCCGCCAGCCCAGGTGATCGGTGAGGAAGCCGCCCACGAGCGGCCCCACCACGCTGCTCACGCCCCAGACCGCGCCCGTGTAGCCCTGATACCGTCCGCGCTCGGCGGGGGTGAACAGGTCCGCGATGGCCGTGAAGCTCATCGCCATCAGGGTGCCGCCGCCGATGCCTTGCAGGGCACGCAGCGCGATGAGCTGCCCCATGTTCTGCGCGAGGCCCAGCAGCACGCTTCCCAGCGCGAAGACGGCGATGCCCGCCAGCAGCAGCGGACGCCGCCCGTAGCGGTCGCTCACGGTGCCGACGATGGGAATGGTGATCGTGGTGGCGAGCGAATACGCGGTGAAGGCCCACGCGTACAGGTGGAAGCCGCCCAGATCGGAGATCACGCGCGGCATGGCGCTGCCGACCACCGTGAGGTTGAGGCTCGACAGGAACAGCACGGTCAGAATGCCCACGAAGGCGAGCGTCTTCTCGCGGGCCGAGAGGGTCAGGGCGTTCACGACAGCACCTCCTCGCGGGCCGGGGCCATGCCGAGGCGGGCCTCCACCGCCCGCAGCCCTGCGAGCGCGGCGTGAACCTCTGCGGCGGGCAGGTCGCCGAAGCGGGCGCTCACGATGTCCTGTGCGCTTGAGCGGGTGCGGGCGCGGGTCGCCTCGCCCCGCTCGGTCAGCCGCAGCCGTTGCCGCCGCAGGTCGCCGGGGTCCACCACCCGCTCCACCAATCCCAGCCCCGCCAGCTTCGTCACGAGGCGCGTCACCGTCGGCGCGGGCAGACGCTGGCGCTCCGCCACGGCACCCGGCGTCTCCGCCCCGTCCATGATCGCCGCCAGCACGAGAAGTTCTTTGGTGTTCAGGCCCAGCGCCTGTTCCAGCGGCTCGTCCAGCACGTGAAGGAAGCGCCGCGAGAGCCGCAACGTCAGCCGCACGAGGTCGTACAGCTCGTCTTGGGAGTGAGGAGAATCGGTCATTTCGTTTGAAATTATTTCATACGGAAGGACCTATGTGCTTTAGTTCTTCGTTACCTTGCCGGGAACACGCGCACGCCCTCCACCCCATCGAGCTGCTCGGAGAGCCACGCGCCCCGCGTCAGGTGGGCGGCGAGGACGCCCGGCAGCCAGGGCAGGCAGTCCATTGGCAGTGCATTCGGGGCGAACCAGCCAACCTCCGAGGTCTTCTCCAGCGGCGCGGGCACGCCCTCCCACGTGTCGGCAAGGAAGAGGAAGTCCACCCCCTGTACCGGACCGTGGAGACCCTGCACGTCGTAACGGCTGACCCCGAGGGGCCGCAGGCCGGAGGGGAGGACGACCACGCCGACCTCCTCCCACGTTTCGCGGACGACCGCCTCGGCCAGTCCCTCGCCCTGTTCGACCGCACCGCCCGGCAGATTCCACAGCCCATCCGCGACGGTCGTTCCCGAACGCCGCCCCAGCAGCACGCGCCCGGAGGCGTCCCGCAGCACCAGCCACACGATGAGGTAGGTCACGGCCCACTCTAGAACGGCGGCCCGCCCCCCTTGCGCTATGCTGCCGGGTGCGTCACCGGGGGTGCCCACGCCATCAGGCCATCACAGGCCGGGGCGGGGCTGAGAGAGACCCCAGGAACCTGATCCGGGTCATACCGGCGGAGGGAGCGTGATGCGCGGGTCTGCCTCCCACGGCGGCCCGTGTGCCCCTGCCCCTTCGTGACGCGAGGGGGAATTTTTCATGCGGAGACTGATCCTGTTGACGGCGCTCGCCCTGGGCACCCACGCCACCGCCCAGACCACATTGACCGTCATCACCCACGATTCCTTCGACGTGGACAAGCAACTGGTGGCGGGCTTCGAGAAGGCAAATGAGGCTCGCGTCCGCTTCGTGCGGGGTGGGGACGCCGGGGAACTTCTCAACCGTCTCATCCTCACCCGACGCGCCCCCGTCGCCGACGTGGTGTACGGGCTGGACAACTCGCTGCTGGCCCGTGCGAGGCAGGCCGGGATTCTGGAGGCGTACCGGTCCCCCGCCCTCGCCCGCGTGCCCGCCGCCTACCGCCTGGACGAGAAGGGGCTGTTGAACACCGTGAATTACGGCTTCGTGGCGCTGAATTATGACCGCGCCGCCCTTGCCAGGACGGGCCTGCCGCTGCCCAAGACATTGGACGACCTGAAAAAGCCCGAGTACGCCCGCCTGACCGTCGTCTCCTCCCCGGCGACGAGCAGCCCCGGCCTCGCCTTCCTGCTCGCCACCGTGAACCACTACGGCGAGGCGGGCGCGTGGACGTGGTGGCGTGAGGCGCGATTGAGCGGCCTCAAGGTCACGCGCGGCTGGTCGGACGCCTACAACAAGGAGTTCAGCAAGAACGGGGGCCGCTTCCCCATCGTGCTGAGCTACGCGAGCAGCCCCGCCGCCGAGGTCTACTACGCCGACGGCTACGACCCGGCGAGGCTCCCCGCCCAGTCTCCCACCGCCAACCTCCTCCTGCCCGGCAGCACCTTCCTCCAACTGGAGGGCGTGGGCGTGCTCAAGGGCGCGAAGCGACCCGCCCTGGCACGCAAGTTCGTGGACTTCATGCTCTCGGGCGGCGTGCAATCGGACTTCCCCACGCGCATGTGGGTCTATCCCGCCGTGACGGGAACGAAACTCGACCCGGTGTTCGGGTTCGCCCAGCGGCCCGACGTGGCGCAGGTGAAGGCGAGCGTGACCGCCAATCCGCAACGGCTGGTGGACGCCTGGGTGACGAATGTTTTGCGGGCGCGGTGAGGTGAAGTTGGGCATAAATGGGCGTGGCTCGGTCGCCTCGTTCACCCCCTCCCGACCTCCCCCCTCAAGGGGGAGGAGTAAGGGCGTTGCTGGCAGGTGTTGGGCAGTGGGGCCGTCACGTCGCCCCCTCACCCCGGCCCTCTGCTCCGCAGCTCTTCGAGTCACCCACGAGGGGAGAGGGAGCAATAAGAGCCGAAGCTCTTGCTCTCCAAAAACCGTCACTCTTGACGACCAATTCTTGCCCGTGAGCCGACGCCCCATCCCACCACCACGTCGGCTCGCGCAGCGAGACGGTGGGCCTTCCAAACGGCACGCAACAAGATCAAATGTTGCCACGCTGAGAACCCGTCCACACGTGCAGTCAACAGGCCCTTTGCCTAGCGCAGCGCCACTCCCCCTGCCCCCTCTGGGGGTAGGGGGCTGGGGGGTGGGGGCAAACCGTCGCAAGATGCCCCGCCCTTCCCCATGACCCCCTTCCCCTGGCTCCTCGCCCTCCCGCCCCTCCTCTTCCTCCTCTTCTTCCTGGCTCTGCCCCTGACCCGAACGCTTCTAGAAGGCGGTGTCAACCTTGCCATCTGGCAGGACCCCTACTTCACTGGCCGCCTGACGTGGACGCTCGCGCAGGCCACCCTCACCGCCCTGATCGCCCTGATCGTCGGCGCTCCCCTCGCCTACCTCCTGTCCCGCTACAGCGTGCCCGGCAAACGCCTCCTCCTGCGCCTGCTGCTGCTGCCCTTCGTGACGCCGACGCTGGTGGCGGTGCTGGGCATCACGGCCCTGCTGGGACCGCGCGGTTGGCTGACGGCTCTGCTGGGGGTGGACCTGGAGGGAACGCCCGCGCTCCTGATCCTGGGCAACCTGTTCTTCAACCTGCCCGTGATGGTGCGCCTTGCCTATGGGGGCTTCTCGCGCGTGCCACCCGCTCTGACGGGTGCGGCGCGGACACTCGGCGCGTCGGGCCTGCGGGCGGCGTGGACGGTGGCCCTACCGCTCGCGCTGCCAGGGCTGGCTGCTGGCTTCATCCTCGTCTTCCTGTACTCGGCTCTGAGCTTCGGGCTGCCGCTGGCGCTCGGGGGCGAGCAGTACGCGACGCTGGAGGTGGAAATCTACACCCTGACCGCCTATCAACTCCGGCTGTCCGAGGCGAGCGCCCTCATCGCCGGGCAACTCGCGCTGACGCTGACGGCGACGTGGGCCTACGTGCGCCTGTCACGCGGCGGGATGGGCGTGCCTGCCCACGGATTGCCGACCCCACGGGGAAGGGTGGCCGCGCTGCTGTGGGCACTCGTGGCGGTCGTGGTCCTCGTGTGCTTCGGCCCGCTGGTGGCAGTGGCGGCGCGGGGTGTGCTGGGATCGGAGGGACCGACTCTGAGCTACTGGCGCGGCGTGCTGGCCGATCCAGATACACCGCTGCTCATCGGGAACACGGTGCGCTTCGGTCTGCTCGCCCTCCTCGGCGCGACGCTCCTCGGCGGATTACACGCGCTGGCGGCATGGCTGGCCCGCTCGCGTGCGCTCGACCTGCTTTCGCTGCTGCCGCTGATGGTCTCGCCCGTCAGCCTTGCGGTGGGTTATCTCCTCGCGTACCCGGCGCTGTCGGCGACCCTCCCCCTGCTGATCGCGGCGTACACGCTGCTGGGTTTTCCCCTCGTGACGCGCAGCGTGCTTCCAGCCCTGCGTGCCCTGCCGCCACGTCTGCTGGAGGCGGCGCGGACGCTCGGCGCGGGCAGGCGGGCGGCCCACCGGACGGTCACTTTCCCCCTCACCCTCCCGGCGCTACGGGGCGGCGTGGCGCTGGCCCTCGCCACGGTGCTGGGCGAGTTCGGCGCGACGCTGGTGCTGACCCGGCCCGAGTGGGCGACCCTCAGTACGGGGCTGTACGAGCGGCTGGGCCGTCCCGGCGAGCGCAATCTGGGGGAGGCGTGCGCGCTGGCGACCATCCTCCTCCTGCTCGCCGCGCTGAGCTTCACGCTGCTCGACGGCGGGGAGGGGGAGGTGACATGAGACCAGGTGTCATACACTGTCAGATAGGAGGCAGAGGGTGCGCGTGAAATTGAACAAACATGGCAACAGCCTGGGGTTTGTGGTGCCCGCCAGCGTCGTTCGGGAGGGAGGGTTGGAGGCCGGGCAGGAGTATGAGTTGGAGGTGACGGAGGGCGGCGCATTGCACCTGATGCCTACCCACCGCCCCGTCTGGCGTCCTGACCTGAGCATCGACGACCTGCTGGCCGGGCTACCGGAGGAGCCGCTGAAGTACGAGGATGTTCCCGAGTACGTCCCGGTGGGCCGAGAGCTGGACTGGTGAGTACGCCGGAAAGGGGGCAGCTCATCTGGGCCACCTTCGACCCCAGCCTGGGTCACGAGCAGGGAGGACGCCGCCCGGCCCTGGTGGTGAGCAACACTCGGTACAACGCGCGGACGGGTCTGATGATTTGTATGCCGATCACCTCCCAGGCAAAGGGGTATACGACTGAGATCGCGCTCCCACAGACCCTGGGAACACGTGGAGTGGTGCTGGCGTCGCACATCTACACCATGGACTGGCGGGCACGGGATGTTCAGATGATCGAGGCCGTTCCGCCGGAGGTTCTGGCCGCAGCCCTGCAACGTCTGGCCGTCATTCTCCTGCAATGAGTCAGGCTGCTCTCAGTCTCCACCGTCTTTCCAAACGCTTCGGCCCGACCGTCGCGGCGCAGGGCGTGTCCCTCACCGTCGGCGTGGGCGAGACGGTCGCCCTGCTGGGGCCGAGCGGCTGCGGCAAGAGCACGGTGCTGCGCTGCGTGGCCGGGCTGGAGCGCCCCGATGCGGGCCGGGTGGAGGTCGGCGGGCGGGACGTGACGGCGCTGCCGCCCGAGCTGCGGCACGTCGGCCTCGTGTTTCAGGACTACGCGCTCTTCCCGCACTTCAACGTCCTCGGGAACGTCGCCTATGGCCCCCACATTCGCGGCGCGGGCCGGGGGCAGGCCGAGGAGAGGGCGCGGGAGGCGCTGGCCCTCGTCGGGCTGGAGGCGCTGGAGGGGCGGCGGACCACCGAACTCTCGGGCGGGCAGGCGCAACGGGTGGCCCTCGCGCGGGCGGTGGCGACGGGTTCGCCCCTGCTGTTGCTGGACGAGCCGCTGAGCAACCTTGACGAGCCGCTCCGCGCCCGATTGCGGGGCGAGTTGCGCGCCCTCTTCGCCCGGCTGCGCGCTGGAGTCCTCCTCGTCACCCACGACCGCCGGGAGGCGCTGGCGCTCGCCGACCGGGTGGCGGTCATGCGGGCGGGGCGGCTCGTGCAGTTCGGTGCGGCGGCGGAAGTTTTCGCCCGGCCCGCGACCGCATGGGTGGCCGCCTTTCTGGGACACCCGAACGTCCTCGCGCGTGGGGACGGCACCGCCCGGCTCGTCCCGGAGACCGCCGTGGCCCTGGGGGAAGGCGACCTCCTCCCCGTCACGGCGCGGCGGGCGACGGCCACGGGCGCGGAGGTCACGGTGGCGCACTCGCTGGGGCCACTCACCCTGAATCTCAGCGCGCGGGAGGCGGCGGAGGTGGAGGACGATGGGCTGCGGCTCTGGCTGGACGAGTCGCGGGTCCTCACCCTCCCCGACGACCGGGAAGCCCCGGCTTGATCGCGTGGATTCTGGTGGGGGGTCGGCTCGTTCCGACGGACGCGCTGCACGCCCTTCCCCACCCCGACCTCGTGATCGCGGCGGACGGCGGCGCGCGGCACGCTGACGCTCTCGGCGTGACGGTAGACGCCTGGGTGGGCGACTTCGACTCCTCGGACGGCTTGATGTTGGATGCGCCGCGCGAGGTCCACCCCGCTGCGAAGGACGAGACGGACGCGGAACTCGCCGTCCGGGTCGCTCGTGAACGGGGGGCGACCGACCTCGTGTTCCTGGGAGCTTTCGGCGGGCGCTTCGACCACACGGCGGCCCTCGTCCTCGGAGGCGTGCGGCTGGCGCGGGAAGGCTTAAAAGTCCTGCTCCACAGCGGCGACGAGAGCGGGCACCCCCTCCTGCCCGGCGCGGACGTGCGCCTGAGCCTCCCACCCGGAACCACCCTGAGCGTCCTCGCCCTGAGCGACTTGCACGGCCTCACGCTGGACGGCGTGCGCTGGCCCCTGCGCGGCGCGGACGTGTCCCTCGGCAGCGGGTGGACGGTGAGCAATGAGGCGGCGGGTGGGGAGGTTACGGCGCGGCTGGAAGGCGGTCTCGCCCTCGTGACCGTGCTCTGGCCCGAATGAAGAGGGGCGGAGGGGCACCCATACTCGCCCCTCCGCCCGACCCAACCTCTCCTCCTACTGCCCAGTCGCGCAGGCCGCGACACCCTGGCGCGTGCTCCGCGTGTAGGTGCAGCCGTAGTTCGTATTTGCGACCGTGGTGGGCGTGAGCACATCGTCCCCGGCAGGTTTAACGCCCGTCGCCTCCCATTTCACGAGGTCGTTGAACGCCTCCACGATCTCCGCCCCCACGAAGTCGCAGTGGCCGGGCGCGCGAATGGCCCGCTGGACGAGGCGGTCGCCGTTGCCCGCCGCCTGCGCCGCCTGGCGGTACTTCTGCTGGTGGGCGAAGGGCACGTAGAAGTCCCCGAGGGTGTGCAGCGTCAGCACGGGCACGCTGAACTCCCCGTTCACGCGCGGCAGCCAGCGCAGGCCGCCCGGACGGGCGCGGTTCGCGTTCGCGTCGGCGGTCACGCGCAGGATGCTCGCGTTGAAGGCCGTCTCGGCGGGGGTGATGTCGCCCGTCGTCCAGCGGTAGACCGTGCCCACGTTGCCGTAGAGATTCTTGTTCAGGATGCCGTTGATCGTGCCGTCCGAGCCACCTGTGCCGAAGACGGCGTTCTGCAAGCCGCCGACGCGGAAGCCGAGGTCGAAAACGGGACGGTCGCCGCCCGTGAGGTTGCGGGCAATTTCGCGGAGCTTCGCGCCCTGTACGGCGTTCTCCTGCCAGAGCGTGCCCGACGTGCTGTCAAAGAGTGCCGCCTTGATGTCGGGCAGCAATGTCTGGTAGTCGCTCTGCGGGAAGGTCCGGGCACCATACCCGGCGAGTTGCGCGGCAGCGGTGGTGTAGTCGCCGAGCCATTTGAACTCGTACTCCTCGTCCATCACGCCGCACATGGGGAGGGCGGCGGCGTAGTTGACCCGGCTCCGGGCGCTCGCCAGCGTCTCCTTTTCCACGGCGGCCCCGGCGATGTGCCCGCCCATCGAGAAGCCCATGATGAGGTATTTGCCCGGCGTCTGGTACTTGCCGCCCGTCAGCGTGCCAAAGGCGAGCGCCAGCGCGTTGGTGTCCTCCACCCCGGCCCGCACGTCGTAGTAGTTGGCCGAATAGCTGCTCGCCGCCCACGCGTAGCCCTGCGAGATCAGGGACTGCCGGATGGAGGGTGGATCGACCGTCAGCTCCGCGCCCGTGCCCCGGTAGCCGTGGGTGTACATGACGAGCGTGCCGTTCCAGTTGTCGGGCACCTCGATCAGGTAGCCCGCCGGACCCTGAATGCCCGCGTAGCTCCCGCTGTAGAGGGTCGCCCCCTCTATGGCGGTCGTCGTCGGTGCCGTGACGGTGAAGGTGCGGCTGTCCTGGGCGCGCGTCTCGGTAGGGGCATCGGTCAGTCCGCACCCCGCCAGCGCGAGCGTACAGGTGAGGGCAGTCAACGGGCGGAAGAGGTGAACGGGCATGAAACCTCCAGAGGACGAGGAGAGCCGGGTCCACCGAAAGGGAGAACACGGGCGGTGCTGTGCGCCTGGGCGACGCGACTTTGAGCCTGGGATGAGCGTCCGTATTTAAGAGCGCCCGCCGGTCCGCTGTCAACCGAGGTTCGATCAACATGATTCGAAAAGCTCTGCCGGGAACTCCGCTCACCCGCGCCCCGTACTTTGAAGGCATGAGAAGACGTGGTGGGCTGGGATGCGGTTGCCTGGGCTGTGGGGGCGGCACGCTCATCGTGCTGGCGGTGCTGGGGGCGCTGGCGTGGTTCCTCGTGATTCAACCCGTGCGCGGGTTTCTGGCGGGGTGGAATACTCCCCCGGCCCAGACGCAGACGGGTGTTCAGACGCCGGGCCTGCCGAGCGGGAACGCCAACACGGGCACGACACCCACCCCGAGCGGCGACGCGGCCACGCCCCTCACGCAGGCCGACGTGCGGCGCTTCGCCTCGGTGCGGCGCGACGTGAGCACGGCGCTGGGCGGCAGCCTCACCAGCCTTCAGACGGTCTGGACCGACATTCAGAACGGACAGACGCCGAACATCCTCACCATCGTCAACGTGCTGCGCGACGCGGGCACGAGCATTGGCCGCGCCCGGCAGGCCCAGGCCACGGCCC
This window of the Deinococcus sp. YIM 134068 genome carries:
- a CDS encoding alpha/beta hydrolase; this encodes MPVHLFRPLTALTCTLALAGCGLTDAPTETRAQDSRTFTVTAPTTTAIEGATLYSGSYAGIQGPAGYLIEVPDNWNGTLVMYTHGYRGTGAELTVDPPSIRQSLISQGYAWAASSYSANYYDVRAGVEDTNALALAFGTLTGGKYQTPGKYLIMGFSMGGHIAGAAVEKETLASARSRVNYAAALPMCGVMDEEYEFKWLGDYTTAAAQLAGYGARTFPQSDYQTLLPDIKAALFDSTSGTLWQENAVQGAKLREIARNLTGGDRPVFDLGFRVGGLQNAVFGTGGSDGTINGILNKNLYGNVGTVYRWTTGDITPAETAFNASILRVTADANANRARPGGLRWLPRVNGEFSVPVLTLHTLGDFYVPFAHQQKYRQAAQAAGNGDRLVQRAIRAPGHCDFVGAEIVEAFNDLVKWEATGVKPAGDDVLTPTTVANTNYGCTYTRSTRQGVAACATGQ